In Oreochromis aureus strain Israel breed Guangdong linkage group 9, ZZ_aureus, whole genome shotgun sequence, the genomic window cagtgtggtaaAATGTTTGCTCACAGTTGCAACTTACGACGTCATCAAgatacccactctggaattaaggcaaaTAGCTGTGACAATTGTGGTAAAACCTTTAGTAGTATAAGTTACCTAAAAAgacacctacgcattcacactGGACATGATGtttactgctgtgatcagtgtgggaaagTCTTTACAACAGCTACACAGTTACGTCACCATACATTTACCCACACTGAAgagagaccttataaatgtgacctgtgtgagaagacttttaaagctCCACATTCTCTGAAAGGGCACCagcagatccacaccagaaggAAACTCTataagtgcagttactgtgaggtatgtatttatatttttatcttgtattttaagcctgactgtttggaacaactctgctcTCTAAATTTGTTTTAGCATGTTAGTAATTCTACTGCAATTAAAGGTAGTGTTGTGAGGTTCATCATATTTTAGTTTcagttaatatttttttcttccatgaTCATAAAAAAACGAAATAATTACTTTTCTGTAGTCACAATCTCCCCTTTCTTCCAAATTTATGACTGCTACAATCTGGCCAGTGGTAGATGATTTATTATGTTCTTTACTAACtaaaaactagagatggcaGGATACCACTtctttatgtccgataccgatatcataaatttggatatctgccgataccgatatgaatctgatatagtgtttttttaatcaataaaactgattttttaatatcttgctgcttttttatcaatctaataaacttaaacctactccatccttcctgttgtggtattttaaagagtaagcaacctaactaaaaGGGGTTTttaaaactcccagcaaaataaataaataaataaaaaataggaaaccccccaccctccacctcatgatgcttaatcgacgtaatcaactttaatttgatgcagtgtgaaaaaaatgcacagaaatcaattatttttcaagaataattaaatagattcaacatctttcttcaacagaattgcagactgcacagatggtatcttcccaaaggaaaaagtggtatagcttactagggtatattagacttaatatttactatatacagtaatggacttctatacattttacatcagattaaaactttggttgtaagattcggataattatttattaaaagctagacattttaaataagaataagaaggaaaagtatgtctttgtgcccccttttccctgttcatgccctatcggcccccctggctacactttgctagatccgcccctgcacagttaccagctgtcagctacgtagaaaaggatcctggtgtagaaagtaatattaaatacattctaacaacagcttatcaagcttaaacgtgctgctgttgttcagccgctggtttcctctttctggtgcaaagtgcacgataaacaaacaagagagacggactcgcgacagaaaagccgatcagttgatcattgatcagtttcatgactgaagtagcagcaggagagggagagagagagagagaggcagtcgctccatatatcggttgttaagcttaatgcgggaacgctttacaaacattcagagatgaacttacacacttgctttacttctctttgggataacttcctcggagatgaaatgccgggttggtagcgaggctccaaatacacacagccactCTATCACGTGACACGTACTGCtgcgacgtgctacggttatgagccgagttacgccgtgtcgcaagttttttttatatttaatggatcggattacattttttatttctctccgatatccgatccagtaatttacgtcagtatcggaccgatacatAATATCGGATCAGTCCATCTCTActaaaaacaattatttttgctttaaattggGAGTGAGACCGATTGGATTGGAACTTTTCATGTGTACTTATGAAGAATATGATGTAATTTGTTTAGATATGATTATTTGTATATTAAATTAACTAGATGGAAAAATGGAGAGTAATTTTCGCCTATTAAGTTGAGTGTTAAAATGTAACTGGATgttggcagagatgctctttatttcagacgacgttcaggataaaaatgttgaaggactgacttacactgtgtttgtgtctttgtttagaagcaaagcgacacagatggatccagttctcaaccctgtcgccactgtggtggtgggaaagagtttcgctgtgacctttgtggaaatgctttcAGTAATCGACAGAGTCTAAATCGACATCgacgtagacacactggagacaaaatgaactactgcaaagaatgcGGGAGAGGCTTCACCACATTAAGTGATTTAAAATGCCATGAACGCTACCAtagtggggttaaaaagcacgtctgtgaccagtgtgggtcatccttcaccgcTGCAGGTGACCTTAAAAAGCATAAGCgaatccacacaggagagacaccatataagtgcagacactgtgacagaaGCTTTTCATATGCAGCGAGTCGTAACCAACATGAACTTACACACATGGAAGAGATATttagctgtgaccagtgtgacaagagctttaGGAATTTCACTTCATACTCCAGACACAAACAAGCCCACGCTGCAAATAAacagtttcactgttaccaatgtgccaaagcattcacttcattatctgctctgtgcaaacatcagcgtgatcatGCAGAACTGAAATCACCAGATCacaatgaatctgaagagacagaaaggtcctcttctggtttcagggtcagacttaaaaaccttgagatcaggctccacagagttcagatggacTCTCCTGTAAAGAGTctcagctgatgtcacacttggatctgatgaggtagctctgattTTTGGACCTGCAGTGAATGTTAAATTAATGAAGCTGTAAGTATAGATATGTACATGAAGTTTATTTTCCCTTGAGGGAATTTTAATGTTGTAAATTTTCATCCCTgatacatttaaatgtttcttcCCTTAGGAAACCGTAGTGTTTAGTAGTTGTACCTTTTGCTACATTATAGAAGTTATAGGAATGTGTTTTACAAAACTTGTATTGTATCAAAACTGCCCATTTGAATATATACATcagttcttttcattttaactttcttcttcttttccaaaTATAACTTGCTTTCTCTATGTATTCATTTTATGTATTACCTCAGTtacattttaatcatttttcatatttattcttCTGCTTTGGTAATCCCTGCTCTTAAATCCTTTTCTTTCAAAGCTTCAAATAATTTCTCACCAGTTGCTCTGAAAGCTTCCAAAATGAACTAAATCTATCAACCGGCATTCAAACAATAACtactattgatttttttttttttaagttattgcATTTTAATCCACATGTTCTCCAGCTGTTTTTCCTGTAGATTTGAAGTTTGCATTACAAAATGCTGATACTGTTAAAGCATTAGTTATATTTGATGAATTATGTGTAAAGTTCTTATTAAACAGTTTggtgtaaaaaataaagaacttgTCTCACAACAAGTACTTTGAGCCATGATTTCAGATTCaaacaatttttctttttttattaggaTTTTCTCATAATAATatagacaaaagaaaaagaatatggAAACTAAAACCTTGCTCAGGCAATACAAAATTCAGAGGCACATACAAAACAATTGGAGTAAACCAAAACAACTCCTAGTAAGACCCATAATCAGGCAAATCAATTTAGTTTGGGGAAGGCCCGCAACAAGGACGATGACAATACAGGTCCAACATATTTCAGATATGGGTCCCAAGTTCTGTGGAAAGTGTCCAAAGTGTAATTGAGCATGCAGGCTGTATGTTTGTTGGGAATACAGTTTATAACAATGTTATGCCAGGATTTCTTTGGATCGCTGGCCTGCCCCAGAGGAGCAGGATATTCTTCCTAGCTGCAAAAAATAACAGTTGGAACAGCCTCTCACGCCTGCCTTTGACACCCAGATGACCCATCACACCAAGTGTAAGATATAAAGGGTACAAAGGAACAGGGAAATTGAAACTATCTGAAAGCACCTTGGCAACATCAAACCCAATCTTTTGAATTTTCACACAGGACTGAAGACGATGCATAAAGTCCCTCCTCCACATTACACTTCCAGCACAATGGGGAAGTTTACATcgattttactttttaaagtgGGTGTtatgtgcagttttttttactgaatcgatTTAGCCCAGTTACAGGCAGATATCTTGGAGGCACAGACCCAAATCTTCTGCCAGTCTTAAACAATTATAGGGCGGCTAGGTGTCTTTCCCGAGCCTGTTTTACAGCCAGGAAGAAAGGTGCTGAACAGGAGTTAAGGACTTATGGAGTTATGGACTTCCCAGACTGCATGGAAGACAAAGCATCCACCACTGCAGACCTAGTGGGGTCCATCATTAGAGTGGTGTCATTAATTATAAAGTGTCTCAGTTGCAGATATCTAGAAAATTCCACATTCTGAAGGCCTAAACATTGTTGAAGCTGCTAAAAGGAGAGCAGAGTCCGGCATCTAAACAAATCACCCAGGTTTACCAGACCTAAGTTAGGCCAGACCACAAAAGCCCAGTCCAGAAATCTAGGCAAGAAGTAAGGACCGTTCATAACAGGAGCCAAGGAGGACGTCAAATGGGCCCAATCCACCAAAGCACAGATAGATCTCCAGGCCCTGACAGAGCACAggtcaggggtcagcaacctttatgATGATTAGTGCcttctaaaatttcctcagaggtcaatgtgccatatgattgcattagcaataaatttaataatactCTATATCAACAGTTACACACcatatagaacaactttatagaattacTTTTGTTCACAGATGTTTGCATAGTACAGAACAActattttgaaaaacaaaaaacaaacactttttatcCTAAACAAGAACTCGATGACAAAtcaactgtacaacagaaaatgcaaatgctatttatggtctcctcacagcAATGATAGGAAACATAAACatggccaatatggcatgtttgttaatacaggtatacacatgttaatgtgatctctggtctcccactcagagacacaggtctctaaggctacgttcacactgcaggtcttaatgctcaattcagattttttgatcaaatccgattttttgtCTGCTCATTCACACTAcgaataaaatgcgacagcaaacgcgctctagtgtgaacgctcaaagcggccgcatgtgcaaaagaagacgtcacacacaactcgctctgtttagactcagagcaaacaatattgtttgactgatggccttaatataaagacttcggactttatgtttcccaatttttgctttaagttattttgttatttacataataatgtagataacctaccgtaataatgatccttattgctgttttagaggagcaatgcttcaaaggatagttgcagatttctgtcagaatctgcagattatacagtagaaataaaatgttcacattttccaacgtggtcttcccaacagtttcaccggatggacAGGAAGTGTTCGCgacgctgataattggcgtctgtcttgtgtcagtgacgtaaaagacggatttaatgcgacatgaccgttcacacagcagtcgctttctaaaacatcagatatgtatcggattcagtaccacatacgaaagtgacccagatcagATTTGAAATATcagatttgtgccgttcacactgtcataccatgatcggatatgggtcgcatggggtcaaaaaaatcggatttgatgcgctttcgcctgcagtgtgaacatagcctaagtgtccagcattcagacggctacctgaggacactcttcgtgtgagagaaagtctgctcacacagatatgtagagccaaatgcTGTCAATGAGGCCTTTGccatgttctgaagacagttaaacttgtcaggtagtgatgtccagcaggtgaaaatgcaagctccatgaacacgcacagcaatggattccagctgctttcgtagttctgcaaactttgacccccacagagtcgagcttttcagttcaatcagctgcatttcgaTGTTGAGCCAGTTAAAGCGAGACAAGTCCAGCTGCTTATTAAAGCTTTCTGCtttgatcagaaaagaaaacattggtccacacacaaaaacacattgcgAATTCTGTCTGGAGTCTACGGATGTATTTGTGTATTTCCGTGGTGCTGATGTTGCACTGAGCGAAAtctcctgaagcatttgaagtgtcggaatgtggaaatttcaacattgaaaaaactgccagctagcaacGTCCCTCTCACCAGTGGGCTAGTTGGGGGTTTTAcctaatactactactactactactaataataataataataataatgatgataataatgataataaatttGATTTGAAAAGCGCCTTTCAAGACACCCAAGGACAGTTTACAAtaggtaaatggcctgtatttgtatagcactttacacatccagtcatccacccattcacacacccattcacacactggtgatggcagctacattgtagccacagccaccctggggcgcattgacagaggcgaggctgccagacactggcgacaccaggccctctgaccaccaccagtaggcaacgggtgaagtgttttgcccaaggacacaagaccgagactgtcggagctggggttcaaaccggcaacctctcgattacaagacaaactgccaactcttgagccacgaatGCCCCTAataggataaaacacataatggaaaaatgacaaaatcaaggggaaaaaaacacaagataaaatgaacaaacagtggattcacagtgaatatgcagatttgaacagatgggttttgagttgAGATTTAAACTGGGGGAGAGAACCAGTGTTTCTTATATCTGGGGGtagagagttccacagcctgggggcagagcagctgaaagctctCCTTCCCATGGTGGTGAGGCGGAAGGGAGGCACACAAAGCTGGATAGAAGATCGAAGTGAGCGGGCAGAACAGGTAGTGCTTAACAAGTAGGAAAGGTAAGAAAGTACAATATTATGTATGgccttgaaggtgagcagaaAAAGTTTGTATATTATCCAGAATTTCACAGGGAGCCTGTGTAGTTCCTGAGGAATAGGGGTAATGTGCTGGTAGGAGGGGGTTCTGGCGATAATGCGAGTTCTGAATCAGTTGAAGCTTATGGAGGGATTTTTGGGGGAGACCATGCGAGAGAGAGTTGCAGTAGTCAATACGGGAGGTAAAAGGACTGTTGACAAGAATGGACGTAGACTGGGTGGAGAGAGAAGGACGTAATCTGTTATTATGTAGATGGAAATAGGTAGAACGGGTGAGATTTttgatgtgagatttatagGAAATTGAACTGTCTAGGACAAGGATCTGCAACCTGCGGATCTGGAGCCTCTTAAGTCTTTATAATGCAGCTTCACattgtttggaaaaaaattataagtATTTAACTGAAgtctattttatttgtgtttgttctttttaacttgtggttctaaattggaagattattgtgatcttgaaatataaaaataaaattatatgtttttattattcattgtTTAAAAAAGTGTCACTCGCATAAACCATACTTGCCGAAATGCCGTGTATTTATGGAGAATTTCAACCCCAGGCAGGCCAAGTAcagatcttcggatccacatacGTATgtgagcagctgttctccaccatgaacatggtaaaaacaaacaccgctcacgcctcaaagatgacagcttacagtcctgcgtaaagatgaagtgactttgtacagcttcaatttgcagacgctgtgggCAGACGGTcgggagcagaagtcccattgtaaacataccacggcatgtacatgcttttttctttatttaccacttttcacacatggttgctgTAGCCACACAGCCAACTGTAGCTttccagctcacagcccgacacataccaacacaacagcagagcacagactttaagccAGCGAGGCTTGATTGTGGATGCCGCTTAGGTGTGTCTGCtttccctgcagcggcactgcagaccacgccctgcCGCACACATTAACCACGTAAACTAAATATTTATGcagatattttgcaaatatttatttttctttctattttttttttttagcagtttttagcattttttagCATAATCCCAAAGGTGATAACAGCTTTTTATTTGGTATATGAATAATTTAAAGTCaactttttaattcaattaaatgaGACTTTCAACtaggtgtctttcctttttgttatattttttaagagtgcaaaatgtgttcattacataaataaaatttaattttctctgtagcacttcatgggtTTTATAAGCAACACACTTTAGGTGTTTagacaaagcataaaggtaaaaaacaacactgttaccttcattttagatgtcaaaaagtagttgcagctcccagtgttttctttgccATGAAGGCAGGCAGGCTTTGATTTacatactggatgcctgtgctggcgtTTCTCCTGcagtgttgctatcagtgtgtgaagagggttgcattgacaatccagcacaatgggcagcacattgaacacattttataagtggtcagaaacttgtaaataagtcaggaaagaataaagttacgttgaaaccaagcagaccattgtttttcttgtgagatTACCAATacgtttgatgtgtcacatgacaCTCTTCCTATTGAccaaacaaaagttgtatccaagatggccaacTTCTaaatggtcaccacccatcttgaggagtttgccccctcacatatactaatgttccacaaacaggactttaatatcaccaaccactcccatgttattacagtgtatccaaaaatatggtatctaaccagactcttactctggatggcattaccttggcctccagtaacgctgtgaggaaccttggagtcatttttgaccaggacatgtccttcaacacacatattaaacaaatatgtaaggtGTGTTTAAGATGCTAAAAGGaaacaaactgtgtgtttgtaagctgagaaacaaaaatatCTGGGGGGCAGTTTGCAGGTGTGCAGAGAAAGATGAAAGCAGCAGGCAAGGGGGTACTCTGAAATATAAAATCAAAGCAGTGCTGTATTTCTAAAGAGCAGCTTTTACAGTGACCAATCAAAGAAAGGCTGACCATTCCAAAAGCATCTTTGCACCCGTTACCATTAGTGGAGATCCAGTTTGACCTCTCTGGCATGGGCCTCATCAAGCTATTACACAGATGCATATGGATATAAAGTTCTATTATTTTGGTGGATTATGCAATGCAACGTCGTTTGGCAAAGTCAGTTCAGGACCAGGAGGCTTCCAAGCTGCATGCTCCTGCAGACCAGCATGAGAGGGCCATGGCCACCTACCGAGACCTTGCCAGACAGGTCAAACGCAGCTGCTGGTGTGACAAACGTGAATGGATCAAAGATAAAGGCACGGGCCCAAGAAGCCGGCAACTGGAAACATACCTAAACCTTATATTGCATTGTACTTATCATGTTAGTACAATATAcctttcacgtttgaacaatataatatcacgttactacaatatacataattatctcgttcgtacaatataaatattatactgTCCGAACGTGATATagttctatttttcttttgccccgGTGGCACCTCTACGCTTGCGTACTCGGATGAGCTTGCCTCAtcctacaagttgtgcctccatctcttgtgtccagatcacacgctgcactgccgtgccgatccaccttttctttcatttctgtgtttgtgcgtgcgcagtgtgagaggcgacaggatttcaaactggtttgatTATCATGCGACCATACGATTGATGATTGGGAGCTGGTCATGAGGTGCTAACTGCTTatcgttaccccatgtatactacacgatgcacacaCGATTAAGGCAAAACACGGGCCGATCCCCAAAACGGTTGCGCGActgaaaaatcggctcaaaatgggccaaaaatcgcacagtgtatgggcAGTTTTTGGAGGCTAGCTCCAAACAAACATTTGCAGCTTGGCAGTGTATACAGCACTATAATGACCAGACCTAATTCTTTTGAAAACATCTGTCCACAGGTCTCcacttcatcagacatcacctagactcagagctggatgaggccagcacaaacagcagcctaaATGACGAAGATGATGGATCCATGGGGTCAGGAAAGCCAGAAGCAGAGGAACTGGAGAGGTACCTTTCATGTCCATTCACTGGAGGTATGGATCTATTACATGGCTTTCCCCACATCAAGAAGCTGTCGATCAAAGTCaatacagctcttcctgcatctggagCTTGTGAAGGACTTCTCAGTCATGCAGGACTCCTGTTCACTGCTGAACAGTTGCAGCTTCACAGAAAGAACCTTGAGAGcaaactgctgctgaagctTAACCATCACCTCACTGAGTGAAGAAATGgcacatttttgctaaatatgcAGAAATAGACGCACACCCATACAACTTATGGTAAACTGAGCTGCCTTGTATGAACATATGTTGAAGATGCCTcgttctaatgttttctctgaggctgctgtgccATTTggagcaaaaataaatataaagtttaCAGCATATCTTGTCACTGGAAATTGTTTGcactgtttatatatttatattatttactgtAGGTATTGGTGGAAAAACGCTTTatgttgtgaaaaactgaaatctgtaaattagaattgttgtgccttattttgttgatgtttttacatatattccttttgaaaataGTAAAATTTGTCTatagcatttatttaaaaaataaatcggacatttcataaatgactgttcagtacagaaatgaagcccaacaatcatgttttacagtcctgtggtctcagcctcagatacttatctaatcacacaaagctcatgtagaaacaaatgaacaaaatatgttctccttcatttctgtcaaataaagctgtatgaaacgtttccagctgttagtatcatggttgctatgCAACCTGGACAGCGCGATGGAGGCTGGACCGTCACAAGCCTACAAGCCACGCACTTCcagccttagcggtctttgagtacgcggcccttgaggaccgttgaggctgcgtactttaaggctgcagaccctgatatatagagatatatatttatgtaaccGGATACAGCCGATGATCCATGCACGAACGTATTTCTtcctactgtggaggtcacgtgtttccggttactgtggaggtccCAATATGGCGCTCCCCGGTGGCTGCAACCAGACCCTCCCCAGCAGAAGAGTCGCGCGGAAAGAGCTGCTTTTACACGAAGGGGGAGTAAAGTAGTGAACTTAGAGGAGAGAAACAAACTGAAGTATCGATCATATACCACTACCAACGTctggatcgatatctgcatcgatctgcccacccttgtctcctggatcgtagctgagatcagcgtgaaccacgtgggtctctgctccctgatctgtttgctgtgtttggaaagagttccagcttcatcacggagtttctctcggtttgtgggctcatctaaaggtaagcaccgagctaactttactgtgagttcagttcatgttgagtttagctcctgaatgaggtcttctgctgctctcctcggtgtctgttcacagtttattgtcaacacgttgagagaagagtgagagagtgtttggagaaaaacaccaactaatcatTAGCTCAGCATGCTGGGAGAAGTTGAGCGTTTGCTCGCTTGCTCGATTCTTTCTTGCTTTGACTCGGGGGCGTTTTTAGCCCATGTTTGAATCAAAGCACTCCCAAAGATTCACAGTACTTTATAAAACGCATATAGTATTTGGTTGagacgtaatattttaaaaacaaaagtatagatgtgccctccccacacacacaaatgttttgttccagctcgcctctcCCCTC contains:
- the LOC116321505 gene encoding zinc finger protein 836-like translates to MTSTQKDQHVMRSQRSQETDKPYRKKGQKKYTCDECGKDFTLLGNFKAHQLVHSGVKAYSCDLCGKSFARAGTLKKHKVIHSGVKAYRCDECGKSFTQLGHLKQHQLIHSGVKAYRCNLCGNSFTRAGTLRKHQVIHSGVKAYSCDLCEKSFIDAGSLKKHKLTHSGFKAYHCDLCGKSFTQADNLKTHQVIHSGVKPYICDLCGKSFAHPRSLKIHQLIHSGVKAHSCDQCGKMFAHSCNLRRHQDTHSGIKANSCDNCGKTFSSISYLKRHLRIHTGHDVYCCDQCGKVFTTATQLRHHTFTHTEERPYKCDLCEKTFKAPHSLKGHQQIHTRRKLYKCSYCEKQSDTDGSSSQPCRHCGGGKEFRCDLCGNAFSNRQSLNRHRRRHTGDKMNYCKECGRGFTTLSDLKCHERYHSGVKKHVCDQCGSSFTAAGDLKKHKRIHTGETPYKCRHCDRSFSYAASRNQHELTHMEEIFSCDQCDKSFRNFTSYSRHKQAHAANKQFHCYQCAKAFTSLSALCKHQRDHAELKSPDHNESEETERSSSGFRVRLKNLEIRLHRVQMDSPVKSLS